One genomic region from Branchiostoma lanceolatum isolate klBraLanc5 chromosome 7, klBraLanc5.hap2, whole genome shotgun sequence encodes:
- the LOC136438399 gene encoding uncharacterized protein, producing the protein MMLRFCTVLVLAILPATVLGLSADEIAAFQARTHIEGNSGKQGTVSVTQDGDVLVLTSNGIPDHATSTFPSRGNPNDLTEQSYTWRIPVTPTPASSPGCLGMGPIGMAVNGVPIYNPFNINCLDAVENEVLDACDGHPAERGDYHYHHEANCLPDNAESDSGASGIVGVAFDGIAIYGPRKEDGTLYVHNDLDACHGITVNGTYRYRYAR; encoded by the exons ATGATGTTGCGGTTCTGTACAGTCCTAGTGTTGGCCATCCTCCCGGCCACGGTTCTCGGTCTCTCGGCGGACGAGATCGCCGCCTTCCAGGCCCGTACCCACATCGAGGGCAACTCGGGGAAGCAGGGGACGGTGTCCGTCACCCAGGACGGGGACGTGCTCGTCCTGACGTCCAACGGGATCCCTGACCACGCTACGTCGACGTTCCCCAGCAGAGGCAACCCGAACGATCTAACGGAACAG AGCTACACGTGGCGCATCCCGGTGACCCCCACCCCGGCCTCCTCCCCCGGCTGCCTCGGTATGGGGCCGATCGGCATGGCCGTCAACGGAGTCCCGATCTACAACCCCTTCAACATAAACTGTCTGGACGCCGTGGAGAACGAAGTCTTGGACGCCTGCGATGGACATCCTGCTGAACGAGGAGA TTACCATTACCACCACGAGGCGAACTGTCTCCCGGACAATGCCGAGAGCGACTCGGGTGCTTCGGGCATCGTCGGGGTGGCGTTTGACGGCATCGCCATCTACGGCCCGCGGAAGGAGGACGGGACCCTGTACGTACACAACGACCTGGACGCCTGCCACGGGATCACCGTCAACGGAACTTACAGGTATAGATACGCCAGAtga